The Lagopus muta isolate bLagMut1 chromosome 4, bLagMut1 primary, whole genome shotgun sequence genome has a window encoding:
- the LOC125692751 gene encoding vasotocin-neurophysin VT produces the protein MAEPSLPLSFLCLLALSSACYIQNCPRGGKRALGDTALRQCLPCGPGNRGRCFGPGICCGAELGCYLGTAETRRCAEEDYVPSPCQAGGQPCGSGGRCAANGVCCSADTCAMDTVCLEEGSEQPEEAEEKNLTVLDGTAGDLLLRLMHLANRQQQGKQPGL, from the exons ATGGCAGAGCCTTCGCtgcccctctccttcctctgtctCCTGGCTTTATCCTCCGCCTGCTACATCCAGAACTGCCCCCGGGGTGGCAAGAGGGCTTTGGGTGATACAGCCCTGCGGCAG tgcCTCCCCTGTGGACCAGGGAACAGGGGTCGCTGCTTTGGACCCGGGATCTGCTGcggtgcagagctgggctgctaCCTGGGCACGGCAGAGACACGGCGCTGCGCTGAGGAGGACTATGTGCCTTCACCCTGCCAGGCTGGTGGGCAGCCCTGCGGCTCCGGAGGGCGCTGCGCTGCCAACGGtgtctgctgcagtgctg ACACATGTGCCATGGACACCGTGTGCCTGGAGGAAGGCAGTGAACAGCCAGAAGAGGCAGAGGAGAAGAACCTGACGGTGCTGGATGGCACAGCTGGGGACCTACTGCTGAGGCTGATGCACCTGGccaacaggcagcagcagggcaagcAGCCCGGCCTCTGA
- the MRPS26 gene encoding 28S ribosomal protein S26, mitochondrial, which yields MVPRGQEGPQRPTGPRRTPALPDPAVPPAPADALNPPGRSVAPSGGRPAPTALSSPTHYISHRASLRALLSLVRYSRLVRVTSGLLLAAMLAALRYCGPRSFPSAVTGPVPAWSPWLVPCRGRKSRHDPPAKSKASRLKVPPPVDPAELYVVTERYRQHRLVLSALRSIFRSEVVQRKHEAQKDAEDSAALSEEHRLLMAWNDAENARQRARREERIRKEEEEQKMQKLQAAENKAKVMEAFLKEKEKEVLQLQEEAKTFITPENLEARIEECLDNPRNYNFAIDKEGRIVKRTALS from the exons GTCCCCGCCGCACTCCGGCCCTGCCCGACCCCGCCGTGCCGCCCGCTCCAGCCGATGCCCTCAACCCTCCGGGCCGCAGTGTGGCGCCCTCTGGAGGCCGCCCTGCGCCAACCGCATTGAGCAGCCCCACGCACTACATTTCCCATCGTGCCTCGCTCCGCGCTCTCCTCTCATTGGTCCGCTACTCCCGCCTTGTTCGCGTCACATCCGGCCTGCTGCTGGCCGCCATGTTGGCGGCGCTGAGGTATTGCGGTCCGCgctccttcccctctgctgttACCGGGCCTGTCCCTGCTTGGAGCCCGTGGTTGGTGCCGTGTCGGGGCCGCAAATCGCGGCACGATCCCCCCGCCAAATCTAAAGCGTCGCGGCTGAAAGTGCCTCCTCCTGTCGACCCCGCCGAGCTCTATGTGGTCACCGAACGATACCGGCAGCACCGCCTGGTGCTCAGTGCCCTCCG CTCTATCTTCAGGTCTGAGGTGGTGCAGAGGAAGCATGAGGCACAAAAGGATGCTGAGGACTCAGCAGCACTGTCAGAGGAGCACCGTTTGCTGATGGCCTGGAACGATGCTGAGAATGCACGACAGCGGGCACGCAG agaagaaagaattaggaaagaagaggaagaacagaagatgCAGAAGCTGCAGGCTGCGGAGAACAAAGCCAAAGTGATGGAGgcctttctgaaggagaaagagaaagaagtccTGCAACTGCAG GAGGAAGCAAAAACCTTCATCACTCCTGAGAACCTGGAGGCTCGGATTGAGGAGTGCCTGGACAACCCTCGCAACTACAACTTCGCCATTGACAAAGAGGGACGCATCGTCAAGCGCACTGCACTGTCCTAG
- the FASTKD5 gene encoding FAST kinase domain-containing protein 5, mitochondrial gives MATVLIRRRFPRLSRVTTFLTTAKFKAESGSNESKQEEENPETSNSRPESTATIQLLDPLDYRVLYNPSAYAKSRAASQQNAARSCSQALTDDSTSTGTSQVQHTFTATSAQALPPVRNALPKPKPHLKQPIPAQLSAAQTMKKEIEMEKAEMHDSKEDPRVFQQGRPEYKSLSYDKFEPIETLSSEEGDLILHSIPISKGSHSPGTVTDYFCKLSRLPVERRAGLMVDPRFNTLCCCAIENIQSFSTSELTDILKACVRLVVPPTHPVLNACESEFCRRVWDMNLDQLLLVADCWRCLGRSVPSYLSILFSYANMHWTELTLPQFVQLVYIIGEGRKSPVDLMQKLESVILKYLDSCTLEEVGAICLGLFKSVSGISDHVMRKIADRVSLEMEDMGTYALVNVLKMLRYTRMDHLPLLRKLGKVVPARIPTTNIQGIMHITLSCSSLHYYDEGILAAVAASLPSKVSYCRSKDAAKFLWSFGCLDYEPPNEEEFYSSLIEQMLRKRHEFEKFPEHLLTGLLGLAFVKRFPEELIDYALRDEFVHKVRGSKYELRKDLFTLGKSVEIECPGYRGSRLSPHLYEEMTEIVLNFAEQEIFVRPEIVEAVSLLKSMLGGAEYVKNHMILPHTRSSDLEVHLAMDGHPIPFNSSDAVANKKLRDIGVSLTDDLMAQLIKGKSNSQSSAEVETEATAPRQEWNKAPTPRASFVGGPVTTGTGLQVAAPSGSCPGASPSLVPLQQPQGIRLAIQVSNRNHYCYLSKRLLGLHCLKRRQLKQLGYVVVELPFWEWFPLLKRTRLEKLSYLHYKVFNPVLLSKAG, from the coding sequence ATGGCTACGGTGTTAATACGCCGAAGATTTCCAAGGCTGAGCAGGGTGACTACATTTTTGACTACTGCCAAATTCAAGGCCGAGAGCGGAAGCAACGAAAgtaagcaggaggaagagaacCCAGAAACATCCAACAGCAGACCCGAATCCACAGCCACGATCCAGTTGCTGGATCCTTTGGACTACAGAGTGTTGTATAATCCCTCTGCCTATgccaagagcagagcagcctcccAGCAGAATGCTGCtaggagctgcagccaggctctcaCTGATGATTCCACCAGCACTGGCACCTCCCAGGTTCAGCATACATTCACTGCCACCTCTGCTCAAGCTTTGCCACCTGTCAGAAATGCCCTGCCAAAGCCCAAACCGCACCTCAAACAGCCCATACCAGCACaactctctgcagcacagaccaTGAAGAAGGAgatagaaatggaaaaagcagagatgcaCGACTCCAAGGAGGACCCTCGTGTGTTCCAGCAAGGGAGGCCTGAGTACAAATCTCTCAGCTATGATAAATTTGAGCCAATAGAGACCCTCTCTTCGGAAGAAGGTGACTTGATATTGCACAGCATACCCATATCCAagggcagccacagcccaggAACTGtcacagattatttttgcaAGCTGAGTCGTTTGCCGGTGGAACGACGCGCAGGGTTGATGGTTGACCCCAGGTTTAATACACTGTGTTGCTGTGCTATTGAGAACATCCAGTCGTTCAGCACTTCAGAACTCACTGATATCTTAAAGGCCTGCGTTCGTTTGGTTGTTCCACCCACCCACCCTGTGCTGAACGCCTGCGAGAGTGAATTCTGCCGGCGCGTGTGGGACATGAACCTggaccagctgctgctggtggcagatTGCTGGCGCTGCCTGGGGCGCAGCGTGCCTTCCTACCTGAGCATTTTGTTCAGCTATGCCAACATGCATTGGACAGAGCTCACTTTGCCCCAGTTTGTTCAGCTTGTTTATATCATCGGCGAAGGCCGCAAGTCACCCGTGGACTTGATGCAGAAGCTGGAAAGTGTGATTTTGAAGTACTTGGATTCCTGCACCTTGGAGGAGGTGGGTGCTATTTGCTTAGGGCTCTTCAAATCCGTCAGCGGTATCTCTGACCACGTCATGAGAAAGATTGCAGACAGAGTCTCCCTGGAGATGGAAGATATGGGCACTTACGCTTTAGTGAACGTGCTTAAAATGCTCCGCTACACTCGCATGGATCACCTGCCCCTGCTGAGGAAACTTGGGAAGGTTGTCCCTGCTCGAATTCCTACAACAAACATCCAGGGTATCATGCACATCACTCTTAGCTGTTCATCCCTGCACTACTATGATGAAGGCATTTTGGCTGCTGTCGCCGCGTCTTTGCCTTCCAAAGTGTCTTACTGCCGCAGCAAGGATGCTGCCAAGTTCTTATGGTCGTTTGGATGCCTGGACTACGAACCTCCAAATGAAGAAGAGTTTTACTCCAGCCTGATAGAGCAGATGCTTAGAAAACGCCATGAATTTGAGAAGTTTCCAGAGCATCTCCTTACTGGCTTGCTTGGCCTGGCATTTGTCAAACGCTTCCCGGAGGAGCTGATAGATTATGCTTTGAGGGATGAGTTTGTCCATAAGGTGAGAGGAAGTAAATATGAACTCAGAAAGGACCTGTTCACGCTTGGGAAGAGTGTTGAAATTGAGTGCCCAGGCTACCGAGGCAGCCGTCTTTCACCTCACCTTTATGAAGAGATGACTGAGATCGTTCTGAATTTTGCAGAGCAGGAAATCTTTGTCAGGCCTGAAATCGTGGAAGCCGTGTCTCTTCTCAAGAGCATGTTAGGTGGTGCTGAGTATGTGAAAAACCACATGATTTTGCCTCACACCAGATCGAGCGACTTGGAGGTTCATCTGGCCATGGATGGGCATCCCatccctttcaactcaagcGACGCCGTTGCAAATAAGAAGCTCAGAGACATAGGAGTTAGTCTAACAGATGACCTAATGGCTCAGCTTATCAAAGGGAAATCTAACAGCCAGTCCTCTGCAGAGGTGGAAACTGAAGCCACGGCTCCTAGACAGGAGTGGAACAAAGCACCAACGCCACGTGCATCATTTGTGGGTGGACCCGTTACCACAGGCACCGGATTGCAAGTCGCTGCTCCATCAGGGAGCTGCCCTGGGGCCTCCCCTTCTCTTGTGCCCCTCCAGCAGCCCCAAGGGATAAGGCTGGCCATCCAGGTGTCCAACCGTAACCACTACTGCTACTTGTCCAAGCGGCTCTTGGGGCTGCACTGCCTGAAGAGGCggcagctgaagcagctgggCTACGTGGTGGTGGAGCTTCCCTTCTGGGAATGGTTCCCCCTGCTCAAACGCACACGCTTGGAGAAACTGAGCTACCTCCATTACAAGGTGTTCaacccagtgctgctcagcaaggCTGGCTGA
- the LOC125692752 gene encoding neurophysin 1-like, whose protein sequence is MSYRALTVCLLGLLALSSACYIQNCPIGGKRAVPDMDIRKCLPCGPRNKGHCFGPNICCGEELGCYLGTSETLRCQEENFLPTPCESGRKACGEDGASCAAPGICCSSEGCVLDSSCNQEMLFA, encoded by the exons ATGTCCTACAGGGCGCTCACCGTCTGCCTGCTGGGGCTCCTGGCTCTCTCCTCAGCTTGTTACATCCAGAACTGCCCCATCGGGGGCAAGCGTGCCGTGCCAGACATGGACATCAGGAAG tgcctgcCCTGCGGCCCCAGGAACAAAGGCCACTGCTTTGGCCCCAACATCTGCTGTGGGGAGGAGCTGGGCTGCTACCTGGGCACCTCTGAAACCCTGCGGTGCCAGGAGGAGAACTTCCTGCCAACACCCTGTGAGTCTGGGAGGAAAGCCTGCGGCGAGGATGGGGCGAGCTGTGCAGCACCAGGaatctgctgcagcagtg AGGGCTGCGTGCTTGACTCATCTTGCAACcaagaaatgctgtttgcatAG
- the UBOX5 gene encoding RING finger protein 37: protein MVINVCLPQFKPRIHCNKISADGYEVENLISEDLARRNRGFRSEYFIKPPVHVTISFPFNIEICRINIDISSGGYQAFSGLEVYTSTSCNKTSWQSPEGQFSGLAGQPVSDKDVFTLVGKAVLKNQSKVTFGHRGFKPRPPFLQMENVLSYPGAVSQDLWNKGPSSLSNVSHLKICITHVAGGGLPGIKRLEVWGQPAKSCPQEVIEGIFQVASQCVAQDVGTLKPELWTPMESDCVPFSTNDSEQQALRKLVDVVQDIPEEFLDPITLEIMTFPMLLPSGKVIDQSTLEKCNRSEASWGRVPSDPFTGVAFSQHSQPLPHPTLKARIDHFLLQHSIPGTNLLGRAHASEMLIPSSVTSSLKRKMDCMDPSSVQPLYFSSTNLLVTSTSENSAKKMKTDSDSHLIQMDCSTDLLSHEQKLSESLDTALNSALSSMPSFTAKLMKSQQGEGGCSTSWNMGSILEHSRSSQTQGCTSCGKTFSSYFKTEPIYQLPCGHLMCRPCLAEKQKALSILCASCKRSVATHDIRRVHF, encoded by the exons ATGGTAATAAACGTCTGTCTCCCACAGTTCAAGCCAAGAATTCACTGCAACAAG ATTTCTGCTGATGGTTACGAAGTGGAGAACCTGATCTCTGAAGACCTTGCCAGGAGGAATCGTGGTTTCCGCAGCGAATACTTTATCAAGCCTCCGGTCCATGTCACAATCTCTTTTCCCTTCAACATTGAGATCTGCAGGATTAATATCGATATCTCATCTGGGGGATACCAAGCCTTCTCCGGGCTCGAAGTTTACACCTCTACCTCATGCAATAAAACCTCTTGGCAGAGCCCCGAGGGTCAGTTCTCAGGTCTGGCCGGTCAGCCTGTGTCGGACAAAGATGTTTTCACACTGGTGGGCAAAGCTGTcttaaaaaatcaaagcaaagtGACATTTGGCCACAGAGGCTTCAAACCGAGGCCTCCCTTCCTTCAGATGGAAAATGTCCTCTCCTACCCTGGCGCCGTGTCTCAAGACCTTTGGAACAAAGGGCCTTCCTCACTGAGCAACGTGTCGCacttaaaaatctgcatcacCCACGTGGCCGGAGGCGGCCTGCCTGGCATCAAGAGGCTGGAGGTGTGGGGACAGCCTGCCAAGTCGTGCCCACAGGAGGTGATCGAGGGCATCTTTCAGGTGGCCTCGCAGTGCGTCGCCCAGGACGTTGGCACCCTCAAACCCGAGCTCTGGACACCCATGGAGAGCGACTGCGTGCCCTTCAGCACCAATGACAGCGAGCAGCAGGCCCTCCGCAAGCTGGTGGACGTCGTCCAAGACATCCCTGAAGAGTTCCTGGACCCCATCACTCTGGAGATCATGACTTTCCCCATGCTCCTGCCCTCTGGGAAGGTGATTGACCAGAGCACCTTGGAAAAATGCAACCGGAGTGAGGCGTCTTGGGGCAGGGTGCCCAGTGATCCTTTCACTGGGGTGGCCTTCAGCCAGCACTCACAGCCCCTACCTCACCCCACCCTCAAGGCCAGGATAGATCACTTCCTCTTACAGCACAGCATTCCTGGCACAAACCTGCTCGGCAGGGCTCACGCTTCCGAAATGCTCATACCTTCCTCTGTAACGTCTTCTCTGAAAAGGAAGATGGACTGTATGGATCCGAGTTCTGTGCAgccactttatttttcttctacaaactTACTTGTCACATCTACCTCAGAGAACAGTgctaaaaaaatgaaaactgacagTGACTCGCATTTGATCCAGATGGACTGTTCTACAG ATCTGCTCTCTCACGAACAAAAGCTGTCTGAGAGCTTGGACACCGCCTTGAACTCGGCGCTCAGCTCCATGCCATCATTCACAGCCAAGCTGATGAAGagccagcagggcgagggaggctgcagcactTCGTGGAACATGGGCTCCATCCTCG agcacagcaggagcagccagaCCCAGGGATGCACGTCCTGTGGCAAAACCTTCTCATCTTACTTCAAAACAGAGCCCATCTACCAGCTTCCCTGCGGCCACCTCATGTGTCGCCCGTGCTTGgctgagaagcagaaagctCTGTCCATCCTGTGTGCGAGCTGCAAGAGGTCGGTGGCCACGCACGACATCAGGAGGGTCCACTTCTAA